In Paenibacillus xylanilyticus, the genomic window TATTTGTTAAAGTATTTAGATGCATGAAAATCACTAGCTGGTAAAATAGCTATTCCGATATCCCAGTGTAGACTTTTCATTTCTTGTATATATTCCTCATAATCGGTTTTATAAGGAATGAATTTATAGTTTAATGCCCCTAAATCAGGCTCAGCTCCCATAAATTCAATAGAAATACCATCTTTATATTTAGCTTTCAAATCATTAAGTGGTCTTTTCAGAAACTTTTCGATATTAGTCTTATGATCAATACCACCGCTGAACCCTATTTTTATACACTTTCTCTCATTCTCTGAATGCTTCTCTACTGCAACTTCTTTAATCAAAAGGGCAGGAGCATCTATTATAACTGCTCTTCTAATTACAAATGGTTCATATTTCCTTTTAATATGAATATTATTAGTTAGTAAGAAATCTGAATTGTTTATAATTGTAATTATATTTTTTCTGACCATTTCAGTATTAAAATAGTCTTTACTAGTAGCATCTAGAGGAATATTCAATAAGTCATCATCCAGATAATATATTACTAATTTACCCAATCTCTTGCATTCCTTGATAATATCAAGTTCATAAGAATCTGCTGAACGGATACTAATTATGATATCAGCCTCCGCCAATATTTCCTTGGTGAGTTGAGCGGTTAAATAAAATTGAAAGTTAATAAACTGTTCATGTTGTAAATAATTCATAATTTCCACTATTCCAACCTTTGCAGATGGAATATCACCTAGACAGAATGCGACAACTTTTGTTAAACGCATTTAAAAGTTCTCCTTAAACAAGGACATTTCAATAATTTCTCTACCATTGATTAAGTATCTTTCAGTTTCCAGGAAACCAGCCTTTTTATAAATTTTATGCGCTGTTACATTGTCTGTGATTACCTCTAAATATATTTCATCTAGCTCTAAAATTTGAAAACCGAATTTACATAAGTTAAGGGTGACAGCTAATCCTAAGCCTTTTCCACGAGTCGAGGGTTCGCCTATCAACAATCTACCAAATTCGGCTCTTTTTTTGTCATTATCAATATCATATAAGCCAAGCATCCCTACTCTTTTACCTGAGTCTTCGAGATCTTTAACTATAAACATAATATCGTTTGTTTTCTGTAAATAGTTCTCAAACCATCTCTTTTGCTGATCCATATCAATATAATTATTAGTCAGAAAACTGGAGTGATTAAGAGGGGAGTTTCTCCATCCCCTCATCAACTCAATGTCTGCTTCTGTCACTGGTGTTAAGATAAACTTATTACTTTTGATTACATAGTCGTGGTGCACTTTTTGACCCCCATCACATACTTGTAAACTTCACTACGTGTTCGACTACTTTGTCTACATCACTCTTCTGCATTCTAAGATGCATTGGTAACGACAAAATCCGTTCACTAATATAGTGAGAATTTGGACAAGTTCCTTTAGCATGAGAGTACATTCTATATTCTGTGTTGTCTCGGTAATGTACTCCGGGATAAATTTCAGATTCATTTAAAGCAAGGAGGAGTTCATCCCTTTTATCAACTTCAATAACATAAAGATGTCGAGAGGAATCACATCCTGGAGCTACTTTAACTGATCTAATATTTTCATGCCCTTCGAACCCTTGATCATACCAGAGAGCCAGTTGTTTACGATAAGCATTATCTTGATCCAGATACTTAAGTTGCACAAGACCAATTCCGGCCATAATAGAATTTCCATGGTACTTGTAACCGACATGTTCAACGTCATACTTCCATTTATAAGCCCCTTTATCCGTAGATCTGGCATAAGTATCTTTGTTTATACCCAGCCAAGTCAATTTACGACATAAATCATCGTTATCTTTATCCTTGAAACAAATCATACCAGAGTCTGCTGTAGGGAGATTTTTAACAGCCTGGAAAGAATACACTACTACGTCTGCTTCTCCACCTGGGATCTTTCCATTTAGTCTGGTACCTGCCATATGAGCCGCATCCAAAATAAGTGCCAGACCATATTTTTTACAAAGTTCAACAATTTCAAGATATCTCCCGGTATTTCCACCAATACCTACAAATAATATCGCTTTAGTCTTATCCGTGATTTTAGCTTCCACATCTTTAGGATCAAGACACATAAATTCATCTA contains:
- a CDS encoding glycosyltransferase, with product MRLTKVVAFCLGDIPSAKVGIVEIMNYLQHEQFINFQFYLTAQLTKEILAEADIIISIRSADSYELDIIKECKRLGKLVIYYLDDDLLNIPLDATSKDYFNTEMVRKNIITIINNSDFLLTNNIHIKRKYEPFVIRRAVIIDAPALLIKEVAVEKHSENERKCIKIGFSGGIDHKTNIEKFLKRPLNDLKAKYKDGISIEFMGAEPDLGALNYKFIPYKTDYEEYIQEMKSLHWDIGIAILPASDFHASKYFNKYLEYGAMGAAGIYSDVEPYRFVVKNGKNGLLVENTEDGWFHGLSYLIDNTGLRRTIAINSRLHLEEKFSVSKIASDCIGELNDLVTFRSQHCNPNQIKLNLGSKKLLFSKVFNIFKSMGYKAPAYIIKKIIGKIWRKK
- a CDS encoding GNAT family N-acetyltransferase; its protein translation is MHHDYVIKSNKFILTPVTEADIELMRGWRNSPLNHSSFLTNNYIDMDQQKRWFENYLQKTNDIMFIVKDLEDSGKRVGMLGLYDIDNDKKRAEFGRLLIGEPSTRGKGLGLAVTLNLCKFGFQILELDEIYLEVITDNVTAHKIYKKAGFLETERYLINGREIIEMSLFKENF
- a CDS encoding DegT/DnrJ/EryC1/StrS family aminotransferase, whose protein sequence is MSIQLFMPTFRVEECLEEIRECLEKGWTGLGFKTVQLEEKWKEYTGLENAHFLNSATVGLGLAFKILKMQKEWGDDAEVITTPLTFVSTNHAILYEDLKPVFADVDEFMCLDPKDVEAKITDKTKAILFVGIGGNTGRYLEIVELCKKYGLALILDAAHMAGTRLNGKIPGGEADVVVYSFQAVKNLPTADSGMICFKDKDNDDLCRKLTWLGINKDTYARSTDKGAYKWKYDVEHVGYKYHGNSIMAGIGLVQLKYLDQDNAYRKQLALWYDQGFEGHENIRSVKVAPGCDSSRHLYVIEVDKRDELLLALNESEIYPGVHYRDNTEYRMYSHAKGTCPNSHYISERILSLPMHLRMQKSDVDKVVEHVVKFTSM